In Planctomycetia bacterium, the following are encoded in one genomic region:
- a CDS encoding acyltransferase — MHTVDRDQEPKREVEELPPFAHGMHRWFMWYVRRYLRRHFHALRLARGPAGAADRPTLGAEPVVFYSNHPGWWDPLVFLFLGQALHPGRMVYGPIDAAALGKYRFLERIGFLGIDPHSWRGSARFLRMARAAARRSDVIFWITAQGQFSDPRVRPLALRPGVGHAVAAMDHGLVVPLAVEYPFWNERFPEALAAFGPVMRVEDFPGRTADEWTTVLARELEATQDRLAAAALGRDPAAFTPLLRGRVGVGPAYDMIRRLKAWVRGERFDASHGGAADGAPR; from the coding sequence ATGCACACCGTCGACCGCGATCAGGAACCGAAGAGGGAGGTGGAGGAACTGCCGCCGTTCGCGCACGGCATGCACCGCTGGTTCATGTGGTACGTGCGGCGTTACCTGCGCCGCCACTTCCATGCCCTGCGGCTGGCCCGCGGCCCGGCGGGCGCGGCCGACCGGCCGACACTCGGCGCCGAGCCGGTCGTCTTCTACTCCAACCACCCCGGCTGGTGGGATCCGCTCGTGTTCCTGTTCCTCGGCCAGGCGCTCCATCCCGGCCGCATGGTCTACGGGCCGATCGACGCGGCGGCGCTGGGCAAGTACCGGTTCCTGGAACGGATCGGGTTCCTCGGCATCGATCCGCACTCCTGGCGCGGCTCGGCCCGGTTCCTGCGCATGGCCCGGGCCGCGGCCCGGCGCAGCGACGTCATCTTCTGGATCACGGCCCAGGGGCAGTTCAGCGACCCGCGTGTCCGCCCGCTCGCGCTCCGGCCCGGCGTCGGCCATGCCGTCGCGGCGATGGACCACGGACTGGTCGTGCCGCTGGCAGTGGAGTATCCATTCTGGAACGAGCGGTTCCCCGAGGCGCTCGCAGCGTTCGGACCCGTCATGCGGGTCGAGGACTTCCCGGGGCGGACGGCCGACGAGTGGACGACGGTGCTCGCACGGGAACTGGAGGCGACGCAGGACCGGCTCGCAGCGGCGGCGCTGGGCCGTGATCCGGCCGCGTTCACGCCCCTCCTGCGCGGCCGGGTCGGCGTCGGCCCGGCCTACGACATGATCCGCCGGCTCAAGGCCTGGGTCCGCGGCGAGCGGTTCGACGCCTCGCATGGCGGCGCGGCCGACGGAGCGCCGCGATGA
- a CDS encoding phytoene desaturase — MKQNRDDNRVVVIGSGLGGLAAACTLAARGYAVTLCEKNPWVGGKAAVIDEQGFRFDMGPTILTIPRVLKRIWQEAGRDLASALDLVPLDPQWRSFFVDGTTLDLQANVREMQATLDAFAPGSGAGYARFMDLSHRLHRLSDEFFFWRSVGGMRDMINVRQSLSVGFLKELIGMRPGHSVAGTVRSFVPDERAAQMLDHYTQYVGSCPEQSPAVLCGIAHMQSNDGVWYPRGGTGAVPRALANLAVDLGVEIRTKTPIRRIIIENGRARGVETAGGETIRAGAVVSNSDSVRTHRELLEGPTRQRFLGRRRYEPACSGVVLYLGLDRRYEQLIHHNFVFSRDPHEEFEAIYRRGEPAPDPTCYVCAPAVTEPEVAIPGGEALYVLVHTPYLRPHHDWSKMLPGYRDTIVRKLVETAGMKDLERHIVFERALTPQDINDRYHVLDGAIYGLASHGKYLGAFKPANRSPDVEGLYMAGGSAHPGPGMPMVMMSGWIAADCVDQDRIVSRTGPAARPAAVAV, encoded by the coding sequence ATGAAGCAAAACCGCGACGACAACAGGGTGGTGGTGATCGGCAGCGGCCTCGGCGGCCTGGCGGCCGCCTGCACGCTGGCCGCCCGCGGCTACGCCGTGACGCTGTGCGAGAAAAATCCCTGGGTCGGCGGCAAGGCGGCCGTGATCGATGAGCAGGGCTTCCGCTTCGACATGGGGCCGACGATCCTGACGATCCCCCGGGTGCTGAAGCGGATCTGGCAGGAGGCGGGCCGCGATCTCGCCTCCGCGCTCGACCTCGTGCCGCTCGACCCGCAGTGGCGGAGCTTCTTCGTCGACGGCACGACGCTCGACCTCCAGGCCAACGTCCGGGAGATGCAGGCCACGCTCGACGCCTTCGCCCCGGGCAGCGGCGCCGGCTATGCCCGATTCATGGACCTGTCCCATCGGCTCCATCGGCTCTCGGACGAGTTCTTCTTCTGGCGCAGCGTCGGCGGCATGCGCGACATGATCAATGTCCGCCAGAGCCTGTCGGTCGGCTTCCTCAAGGAACTGATCGGGATGCGGCCGGGGCACAGCGTGGCCGGCACCGTCCGGTCGTTCGTGCCCGACGAGCGGGCCGCGCAGATGCTCGACCACTACACGCAGTACGTGGGCAGCTGCCCGGAGCAGTCCCCCGCCGTGCTCTGCGGGATCGCCCACATGCAGTCGAACGACGGCGTCTGGTATCCGCGCGGCGGCACCGGCGCGGTGCCGCGGGCCTTGGCCAACCTCGCCGTCGATCTGGGCGTCGAGATCCGCACCAAGACCCCGATCCGGCGGATCATCATCGAGAACGGGCGGGCGCGGGGCGTGGAGACGGCCGGCGGCGAGACGATCCGGGCCGGGGCCGTGGTCAGCAACTCCGACAGCGTGCGGACGCATCGCGAACTCCTCGAGGGGCCGACGCGGCAGCGGTTCCTCGGCCGGCGCCGCTACGAGCCGGCCTGCTCCGGCGTCGTCCTATACCTCGGCCTCGACAGGCGGTACGAGCAGCTCATCCATCACAACTTCGTCTTCTCGCGCGACCCGCACGAGGAGTTCGAGGCGATCTACCGGCGCGGCGAGCCCGCCCCCGACCCGACCTGCTACGTCTGCGCCCCGGCCGTCACCGAGCCGGAGGTGGCGATCCCCGGTGGCGAGGCGTTGTACGTGCTCGTCCACACTCCGTACCTCCGGCCCCATCACGACTGGTCGAAGATGCTCCCCGGCTACCGCGACACGATCGTCCGCAAGCTCGTGGAGACGGCCGGCATGAAGGATCTGGAGCGGCACATCGTCTTCGAGCGCGCCCTGACGCCGCAGGACATCAACGACCGCTACCACGTCCTCGACGGGGCGATCTACGGCCTGGCGAGCCACGGCAAGTATCTCGGTGCCTTCAAGCCCGCCAACCGCTCCCCGGACGTCGAGGGGCTATACATGGCCGGCGGCTCGGCCCACCCGGGGCCGGGGATGCCGATGGTGATGATGTCGGGGTGGATCGCGGCCGACTGCGTCGATCAGGACCGGATCGTGTCCCGAACCGGCCCGGCTGCGCGGCCGGCGGCCGTGGCGGTGTGA